In the Salvia splendens isolate huo1 chromosome 16, SspV2, whole genome shotgun sequence genome, CTGCTTATGAGTAGTTGCCATTCTCTAGTGTggaaatagttttatttttatgtgtgGTAACTAGTGAGATTTTGTAACGTGTAAGTTTCTTCTCTTCACTGGCTGCTGAAATTTGTTATAGCTTTCGTGTTACACAATCTGAGATTTGTAGCTTAAATGCTTTCTTCATTGTTATGGTATGTATGTGGAGAAGAATTGCTTATATTGAGTTTGAATCAAAGATTTGTACTCCATTTGTTGGGATGTAAATTTGCTCCTTCCTATGCTAAGGTGGTTGGTTGTCAGGTGTAATTTGGATAATAAGTGGTTTGTGAAGAAATTCACTATGTGATTGAGATAAAGAAATGTGTTAAGTGGTTTGAAGTGAATGAGTTTCTTGTGATGGAACATTTACTTGTCGTTTGTGCTTCTAGTACACTAAAATGCAATTTTTATGCAATCTAACTGTTCTGGGATTTAAATTTCATTCTTCATGCAGTGGGCTATTGTTCCTACTATGGCAAGAAGTTTGATCCTGAGCCGGGGAGATGCCGGAGAACTGATGGAAAGAAGTGGAGGTGCTCAGAAGATGCACATCCGGACTCAAAATATTGTGAGCGGCACATGCACCGTGGTCGCAACCGTTCAAGAAAGCATGTGGAATCTCAATCTACATCGCAGTCCATGTTGACTGCAGGACCTCACTCCTCTACTGGGGGCAGTTTAAACCGCGGTAGCTCTCAACAGATGCCATTGTACTCTGGTGCTAATTCTGAAGGATCATCTGTTGGGAGCAATGCAACAAAGTTGCAGATGGGACCGTATGGCATCAGTGGCAGGGAATTCAGGTACTGCTGACTTAGTGATGCTTGAGATTTTAGTTAAATTGTAGTACTATCTACTAACAGTAATTTTATTTGGACAAACACTCATGCGCGCGTTCCTTGTGTGGTTTGATTATCTTAAGTGTTTTAAGGTATTAAGGATTGgttatgaattaattaaagtaattaATGCATTATCTCTTGTGGGCACATGATGTGGTGGAGCACGCAAGAGACCACCCCTTTTATTTGAACAACAAATACAGCTTGATGTTCAACCTACTGCCTTAAATGAATTGTTAGCTTGTCGCTGTCGGTGGCCCATGGTTTTTGTTGTGCATACTCATGATCTAAAGAGCATGGCATATAAGTTATGAACACCATTTCCGTAATCCATTAATGAACCTTTGTTAAATATTAACCAAGTTGTTTCTAACTTGGGTGGTCCGATGGGTTATGCATTACTGAGACTGTTGATCAATGCGATACAATTATTGTACTCGTGTTGGGACGGCTCCTGGTCTGCTAGTTTGACTTTATTGATTTACTGATATTTACCTCTTCTATCTGTGGGATTAGGGATGGGTTAGAGTAGGTGATGAAAAAGGAACTTGTAAATCGATGAGGATTACGAATACATGAGATTAGTGATAATTTTGAAGCATTCAATAAATTGATTCATATGGAAAAGGTAAATACAGATATTACAAGGTTGAACTTTGAGGATACATGATCAAACAAGTTTAATAttggaataatatttttatgcAGACATCTATCTTATTACATTTCTGCAATCACTTGATCCAACCCTCAGTAATGCGAAGATATATGTTTCTAATCTGTCTGTTTTTTTATGATGCTTGTTGGCATAGTTTCACACAAGAAGCTTCTGGAAGGACGGGAGGTCTGGGTTTAGGTCCTAGTGCAGGCAGCGGCACATGGGGTCTCATGCCTTCTCAAGTATCTTCGAGCTCCTTGTTCAAACAAGGATCCAATTCCCGGATGCTAGCCAGTTCTTCAGTTCAGCAATATACACCTCATGCCCATGAGCCCGTCTCATCAAAGCAGCAGCAGAACGGCCTATTCGGGAATGATATCAGTTCACCTACAATACTGAAGCAGGAACATCTTTTCTTCAGCGAGTGGCCTACGACCAAGGAATCGTGGTCCAATCTTGACAACAATGGAACAAACGAGAACGCCTTCTCCTCGACGCAGCTGTCCATGTCCACTCCTAGGACATCCTCTGGTTTTACTTCAGGAACTGCTTACTCTCCAAATGGTGAGTTAATGTAGTCatttattatttgtttgtttatttagtCATGGAAGAGTTTACTAAAACCTTGGGTTTTGTTGATAGCAGACGCTTGAAGTTGGATGATGAGTTGGTGCTGCTTGGTTTTGTAatctccatcatgtaccataatAAGCTATCATCCTTACTACACATTGGATTATGTCACTATCGGTATTTAGTATTCCTAAATCGACTGCTTGTATTATTGTCCAAATAAATTTACTTTGATGACTAGTGTTTTACTTGCCTTTCGCTTATCCATATATACATTTATTTTGCTAttctttttatgaaaattttttcTTGAAAATTAGAATTAGAGGCACACTTTGATGCGCGGCGTATTGAATtcaaattgtaaataaattgaaatttagGAATTAATAATATCTAACTGGAGATTGGTAAATTCTAGTTGGGACATTGTACAACCAAAAGCACACAAGCTTTAATTATGTTTTACATATAGATAAGTACACCTTAATTATCTCTTGGCTACGTAGCTTTGATGTATCCGCAAATATTGCTAATACTTCGAAGCTAAGTTTTGCATCCCAAATATAGAATTATAaatgtatttttcatttacaAGGACACCGCTAGATTATTTCACTTCAGTTCagaaacaatttttttattccgCAAATAAGATTTCTGAATTCTATTATTTCGACTTTTGTTCTGTATACTATCAATTTTATTGTCAGGTTAGGTATTTAACATTGCAAATCACAACATCGAGGAGACATGACTATGCTGCATAAACCGTCAGTTACTCAGTTGGTGACTAAATTATTGAACGTGAAATTGACACTGGGGAAGGAAGGGTAACCCTGACATAGATTTAAaaatctcatttcatttttattttaatatcagATGGATATCTTGAAAAAACAATTACTAGTTTAAATATAACTAAAActctaaaaaaagtaaaatataggAGTACTACTTAATTTGCAAAAAAAATCCACATTCACTTGGTTAAAGAATTATACTGTATTTTAAATGCAGTCGCATTTAAAATATTTCCATTGGTCAGCCCCAATCTCTAGCCTGAGCATCAGCTAACCTTCATCATTCAATTCTTGTTCGCACCATAGCAAAAAAGAGGTGATAACTAGTTTATTAGGAGCATTTAATTAGTGTATTGCATTTCTGTTACCCAATTTAGAGCAAATATCTTCTTTTTGAATAATGCATGTGGCAAGAAATGCAAATATTGAGAAATGGATTTGCTTGTAACTTGTAAGACTAAATAATGTAACCAAACTTTACTCTCAACCTGAACCAACCCCAACTTCAAATTCTGTCCCCATAAAAAATGATCAGCAAAAGTATACATATAATCATAAATTACAGAAC is a window encoding:
- the LOC121772504 gene encoding growth-regulating factor 4-like isoform X1; the protein is MSEKAPITVVGMGAELGYGGYRAQPFTDVQWKELEQQAMIYKYMVAGLPVPPDLVTPIRHSFEGLYAHLFNNPALGYCSYYGKKFDPEPGRCRRTDGKKWRCSEDAHPDSKYCERHMHRGRNRSRKHVESQSTSQSMLTAGPHSSTGGSLNRGSSQQMPLYSGANSEGSSVGSNATKLQMGPYGISGREFSFTQEASGRTGGLGLGPSAGSGTWGLMPSQVSSSSLFKQGSNSRMLASSSVQQYTPHAHEPVSSKQQQNGLFGNDISSPTILKQEHLFFSEWPTTKESWSNLDNNGTNENAFSSTQLSMSTPRTSSGFTSGTAYSPNDA
- the LOC121772504 gene encoding growth-regulating factor 4-like isoform X2, with translation MSEKAPITVVGMGAELGYGGYRAQPFTDVQWKELEQQAMIYKYMVAGLPVPPDLVTPIRHSFEGLYAHLFNNPALGYCSYYGKKFDPEPGRCRRTDGKKWRCSEDAHPDSKYCERHMHRGRNRSRKHVESQSTSQSMLTAGPHSSTGGSLNRGSSQQMPLYSGANSEGSSVGSNATKLQMGPYGISGREFSFTQEASGRTGGLGLGPSAGSGTWGLMPSQVSSSSLFKQGSNSRMLASSSVQQYTPHAHEPVSSKQQQNGLFGNDISSPTILKQEHLFFSEWPTTKESWSNLDNNGTNENAFSSTQLSMSTPRTSSGFTSGTAYSPNADA